One Lucilia cuprina isolate Lc7/37 chromosome 4, ASM2204524v1, whole genome shotgun sequence DNA segment encodes these proteins:
- the LOC124419886 gene encoding serine-rich adhesin for platelets, with translation MDGNSSLERRYSFNMAQANPVAESTHLNGSSFSWGSSMSPKHRSNSSICLNNTHTPSAFNNKSIVSPKSKNITKIDARIAADVQSKGLASRIVKYHESGTRLNRSMSAHNLYSKPGQFPAVTLKKTDLPYRATKQELSMIRIAPPEKSSFLGNTISSLLRSSSVVGLQQSKRNEDLSRENRPIIHPPPTENDMAPTRSVLDVLKEISRKRINSDDLEVDETSKKYCNRAGNDSVDTGNNMTSTNPQYFSTSSVSCQRYKRQRDCITSHHSVQIQETRTSPEQAKKRVCNYNNDITSSLSSSIKCKAYGNTKRVSASTNFNQTMPSNLESYEMQKAKVQRYHDYNKTNNTQVDVRFDNLENTLRKVDNTINPITPIPATPCGQDQNNTGGVPPMRTVSEPAYNPDRTNKMNLIQPANKPRLTLFNKKYDDDESKVTNESGTSVDENTDDLNEFGECAGIPFVKPKKLSSISGLRNPVIERTQKSKLALMLSGLRGELYQNSDDDELDSAKEKLNIPENNKVDSNSGAVTSALKSTSTVTTLTTVTSTSNEGVINTSSSFNFSTNTKSSSPLVGLKLSQSKVSSATVNNTLSIDSTKKLETNPKQNIPVLGGFSFSTTNTSSTPVVDAVASNSTLKEPKASEATISSISANNSNAFNFGQSTQLPTKLSSSPVSNNTDKLSANLQTSTKDNLTQFPTVSAAFTLATTKTSTSSTVPSSMSATSAFSFNTNVTAPTSTISTSTPAVTTTSFTSTVKPNNGFSFSVPSTTSQPVTSASVAPIMFGTSTSSAASVNSTTNTSVITTTTTSVPTFGAVATSTNLGGLTSTTSFAFNTPKQSSTIQPTNVSSSSGAVPAPTFNFGSSVNSASLPTFGTNANAVIKPQPSSSGFSFGSEPKNQNSSSGAQNNPADTSKQPDNNAFNSSSSTIFGSTGFNAPSGGTTPIFGNATNSSEKNVFNSSNATSIFGSSSVKGATQTFGSNVDNKSAALVTPSVFGGSTTNNSTSTPFSFGSKPAIAQNTNSNNTNGAAGGFSFSSTVSNSSEGGSFGFGSKTDGSTNTSSNTFGGAPTSAQNKNFTFSGAASSKPSNPPSVFGGAVNKPTENTASPGGFSFGSALAPKTPTFSFGASSNSFSGSNANSTDNTSSGFSFGAAASIKTNEISTNKPFSFGSPQPPQQQQIMSAQNNSNANPPNIFGSSVASKTTPVPAFSFNSGSSTNLQPNAPASNNLFAPPPSTITTGPGDRLIRRATRRLQK, from the exons ATGGATGGGAATAGTTCGTTAGAGAGACGATACAGCTTTAACATGGCTCAAGCGAATCCTGTTGCTGAATCTACACATCTTAATGGAAGCAG tttttcttggggttcttctatGAGTCCAAAGCATCGAAGTAATTCAagcatttgtttaaataatacacACACACCTTCGGCCTTTAATAACAAATCTATTGTCAGtccaaaatctaaaaatattacgaaaattgATGCAAGAATAGCAGCCGATGTTCAAAGCAAAGGTTTGGCGTCACGCATTGTTAAATACCATGAGAGTGGAACTAGATTAAATCGCAGTATGTCAGCACATAATCTATACAGTAAACCAGGACAGTTTCCAGCCGTTACCCTTAAGAAAACTGATCTACCATATAGAGCTACTAAACAAGAATTGTCAATGATACGAATAGCTCCACCAG AGAAATCATCGTTTTTGGGAAACACGATTTCTAGTCTTTTAAGATCTAGTTCTGTCGTGGGTTTACAACAATCTAAACGAAATGAAGATTTATCCCGAGAGAATCGGCCTATAATTCACCCACCTCCTACAGAGAATGATATGGCTCCAACACGTAGTGTTTTAGATGTTCTGAAAGAGATATCTCGTAAACGTATTAACAGTGAT gATTTAGAAGTGGATGAAAcctcaaaaaaatattgcaatcgTGCAGGAAATGACTCTGTTGATACTGGAAACAATATGACATCAACAAATCCACAATATTTTTCAACGTCATCGGTATCTTGCCAACGATACAAAAGACAACGGGATTGTATAACGTCACATCATAGTGTACAAATACAAGAAACCAGAACTTCACCGGAACAAGCCAAGAAACGCGTATGTAATTACAATAATGACATTACAAGTTCACTTAGTTCAAGCATAAAATGCAAAGCATATGGAAATACCAAAAGAGTTTCAGCATCGACTAATTTTAATCAAACAATGCCATCAAATTTAGAATCATATGAAATGCAGAAAGCAAAAGTGCAACGATATCACGATTATAATAAGACGAATAACACACAAGTTGACGTGAGATTTGATAATCTCGAAAATACTTTAAGAAAGGTGGATAACACTATAAACCCCATCACTCCTATTCCAGCAACTCCTTGTGGTCAGGATCAGAATAATACTGGAGGGGTTCCTCCTATGCGGACCGTATCTGAGCCAGCTTATAATCCAGATCGGAcgaataaaatgaatttaatacagCCAGCTAACAAACCTCGCTTAACATTGTTTAACAAGAAGTATGACGACGATGAAAGCAAAGTAACAAACGAATCAGGCACATCTGTAGACGAAAACACTGACGATTTAAATGAATTTGGCGAATGCGCGGGGATTCCATTTGTTAAGCCTAAGAAGTTATCATCAATTAGTGGCTTAAGAAATCCTGTAATAGAACgaacacaaaaatcaaaattggcTTTGATGTTGAGTGGATTAAGAGGAGAACTTTATCAGAACTCCGACGATGATGAATTGGATTCGGCAAAGGAAAAATTGAATATACCAGAGAACAACAAAGTAGACTCTAATTCCGGTGCAGTAACATCAGCATTAAAATCTACTAGCACAGTAACCACTTTAACTACAGTCACTTCAACCTCTAACGAGGGAGTGATAAACACATCTAGTTCATTCAACTTTTCTACGAATACAAAATCATCGTCTCCTTTAGTTGGACTGAAATTATCCCAGTCAAAGGTGTCATCGGCAACTGTTAATAATACATTGAGTATTGACTCTACTAAAAAGTTGGAAACCAacccaaaacaaaatatacccGTTTTAGGTGGTTTCTCTTTCAGCACTACAAATACAAGTTCTACACCAGTTGTTGACGCTGTTGCATCAAATAGTACTCTAAAAGAGCCTAAAGCTTCAGAAGCAACAATATCATCTATTTCAGCAAATAATAGTAATGCTTTTAACTTTGGCCAATCAACTCAGTTGCCGACAAAGCTTTCGTCTTCTCCGGTTAGTAATAACACAGATAAATTATCAGCAAATTTACAAACTTCGACAAAAGATAACTTGACACAATTTCCTACTGTCAGTGCTGCATTCACATTAGCCACTACAAAAACAAGTACATCATCAACAGTGCCAAGCTCTATGTCAGCTACAAGTGCTTTCAGTTTCAATACAAATGTAACAGCACCAACATCTACGATTAGTACATCAACTCCAGCTGTGACTACAACCTCTTTTACAAGCACTGTTAAGCCAAATAATGGTTTTAGTTTTTCTGTCCCTTCTACTACATCTCAGCCCGTCACTAGTGCTTCAGTTGCTCCAATAATGTTTGGTACATCAACGTCTTCAGCGGCCTCAGTCAACAGTACTACCAATACTAGTGTCataacaaccacaacaactaGTGTACCAACTTTTGGCGCAGTTGCTACATCTACAAATCTAGGTGGTTTAACGAGCACAACATCTTTCGCATTTAATACACCGAAGCAATCATCAACAATACAACCTACAAATGTTTCTTCAAGTAGTGGTGCGGTCCCCGCCCCGACTTTTAATTTTGGTTCAAGTGTTAATTCTGCGTCTCTTCCTACGTTTGGAACAAATGCGAATGCAGTAATTAAACCTCAACCAAGTAGCTCTGGATTTTCGTTTGGTTCTGAACCCAAAAATCAGAATTCGTCATCAGGTGCACAAAATAACCCTGCAGACACTTCCAAGCAGCCAGACAATAATGCCTTTAATTCGAGCTCATCAACGATATTTGGATCAACAGGATTTAATGCACCATCAGGTGGTACTACTCCTATATTTGGTAATGCCACTAATAGTTCAGagaaaaatgtcttcaattcttctAATGCTACATCAATATTTGGTTCGAGTTCAGTTAAAGGAGCTACCCAGACATTTGGCTCAAATGTGGATAATAAATCAGCGGCATTAGTAACTCCATCGGTATTTGGTGGTAGTACTACCAACAACAGTACATCAACTCCATTTAGTTTTGGCTCAAAGCCGGCAATAGCACAAAATACTAATTCTAATAACACCAATGGCGCTGCTGGAGGATTCTCTTTCAGTTCAACAGTTTCGAATAGTTCGGAAGGTGGATCTTTTGGATTTGGTAGTAAAACAGATGGGTCAACAAATACTTCTAGCAACACTTTTGGTGGCGCACCCACATCggcacaaaacaaaaactttacatTCAGTGGCGCTGCAAGCAGCAAACCAAGCAATCCCCCGAGTGTATTTGGTGGAGCTGTGAATAAACCAACTGAAAACACGGCATCTCCTGGTGGGTTTTCATTTGGTTCAGCATTGGCCCCTAAAACTCCCACATTTAGCTTTGGAGCAAGCAGTAATTCATTTTCTGGGAGCAATGCTAATAGCACAGACAACACTTCATCAGGTTTTTCATTTGGCGCGGCTGCATCTATAAAAACGAACGAAATCTCAACTAATAAACCATTTTCCTTTGGATCTCCACAACCtccacagcaacaacaaataatgtCAGCGCAAAATAATTCAAATGCCAATCCTCCAAACATTTTTGGTTCTAGTGTAGCTTCTAAAACAACACCAGTGCCTGCTTTTAGTTTCAATTCTGGAAGTTCAACAAATTTACAGCCTAATGCTCCAGCGTCTAACAATTTATTTGCACCACCTCCATCAACTATTACAACAGGTCCTGGTGATCGTCTAATACGTCGAGCCACAAGACGTTTGCAAAAATGA
- the LOC111690271 gene encoding zinc finger protein 658B-like has protein sequence MESLRYSCRVCLEYNSESNSIFDEVEYEEYIKLANIFEKVTNVEVVEYDEEKPCRLCQECTERLLHAYEFICSVERAERSIENYLKGDNNQSVEELEPEDEDIKIDATDIDIQDVEILDEEFQTDHEQRVTDIEVLSTEEVSAESVVDIFDSNTVPVSTNETKQVEDAVGSRLSKRLSSSHYKCSSCQRTFAKIETLDRHIKTAHTALPPEELANISTQVHAAADDKQISCSYCPQMFKRRNNYIRHLTATHSQEVEQLGDEDKKLIKTKHIYKRGNCPYCGKNFTQASLIVHIRRHTGENPYQCDQCEKGFPRRQDLVVHQRKHTGEKPHMCTICGKSFSRANKLARHMRVHTGERPYKCTKCQRSFAQSNDLKIHMRRHTGEKPYKCSVCLEAFICGAALKTHRRQKNHHSPKDEYDDPFANWRVCKRELKTNDDKSENETNLVQLEFVQIVQE, from the exons atggaATCTTTAAGATATTCCTGTCGGGTGTGTTTAGAATATAATTCGGAATCAAATTCTATTTTTGACGAAGTAGAGTATGAAGAGTACATAAAGTTGGCAAATATATTCGAAAAAGTCACAAACGTTGAG GTGGTCGAATATGATGAGGAAAAACCTTGTCGTTTGTGTCAGGAATGCACTGAACGTCTTTTACATGCCTACGAATTTATTTGTTCTGTAGAAAGGGCAGAAAGAAGTATAGAGAACTATTTAAAGGGAGATAATAATCAGTCAGTCGAAGAATTGGAGCCAGAGGATGAAGATATTAAGATTGACGCTACTGATATAGATATACAAGATGTTGAGATATTGGACGAGGAGTTTCAAACGGATCATGAGCAACGTGTCACAGACATTGAAGTATTAAGTACGGAAGAGGTCTCGGCCGAATCAGTAGTGGATATATTTGATAGTAACAC AGTTCCTGTTTCAACTAATGAAACGAAACAAGTTGAAGATGCTGTTGGATCGCGATTATCTAAACGCTTGTCTTCAAGTCACTACAAATGCAGCAGCTGCCAAAGAACGTTTGCGAAAATTGAAACTTTAGATCGGCATATAAAAACTGCTCATACAGCTTTACCTCCTGAGGAATTGGCAAATATTTCTACACAAGTTCACGCTGCAGCGGATGATAAACAAATATCATGTTCTTATTGTCCACAAATGTTTAAGCGACGTAACAATTATATTCGACATTTAACGGCAACCCACTCACAGGAAGTGGAACAACTTGGGGACGAAGATAAGAAAttgattaaaacaaaacacatcTACAAAAGGGGCAATTGTCCCTACTGCGGTAAGAATTTCACACAAGCTAGCCTCATTGTGCATATAAGAAGACATACTGGAGAAAACCCTTATCAGTGCGATCAATGTGAGAAAGGATTTCCCCGACGCCAAGATCTTGTTGTACATCAACGAAAGCATACTGGCGAAAAACCCCACATGTGCACCATTTGTGGTAAATCATTTTCACGTGCGAATAAATTAGCCCGCCATATGCGTGTTCACACAGGAGAACGCCCGTATAAATGTACTAAATGTCAGAGAAGTTTCGCCCAATCAAATGACCTTAAAATTCACATGCGAAGACATACAGGAGAAAAGCCATACAAATGTAGTGTTTGTTTAGAAGCTTTTATCTGTGGAGCAGCATTAAAAACGCATCGGCGACAAAAAAATCATCACTCACCTAAAGATGAATATGATGATCCATTTGCTAATTGGAGAGTTTGCAAACGTGAGTTAAAAACAAATGATGACAAAAGCGAAAACGAAACTAACCTAGTCCAATTGGAGTTCGTCCAGATTGTACAAGAATAA
- the LOC111690194 gene encoding arginine/serine-rich protein PNISR has translation MFSGGDSSEGINSLNQLGAYGFVNQVAVTNAMAAGQNIDWAQLAQQWIQMRDNSTIETKMDYNTARADNVSGPSCNNLKFEEKGEADMDMDDEEQTDEKTAQRANNEYNASSAVSTLNQWFYSEGTSQIVPQSANNNQWNAWPNREIMTESNKNVNRGPNPTAHIPSLLKMTVPHPNDIRVMPDTVNQAENNSNMMDAAKRKGLPAWIREGLEKMEREKQKQLEKEQQKKDNTNSFDEDNPSPKDILPKTLNPANGSFAVLDEESTDNEDTAVTKSTKNEAEEDFKKDSEEDETLISSVAKTYEQKMADLMTVVRRILTELLLEATNEEISKVAEETIKTFKTKASSAQVIRKSALSTLTGKLGLAAYGDSSSEDNSDEDDDEHNSSKKATGQSESENDSEEEIRNIIRSKRRAFLKTSEEIEERVATAAAREEEKLKYFSRKEDEEEREHHRKKQERSSLREPPSSSRSGNNIFKGYEKDFGEITDTKIQNLNGKRQKDRSSRRERTTRFSDNKDKYVSLPNAATFLTNINTATNSGTAAPLSNNIQRQNIPDINGLLPNYTNTGMTNVLNAADAALEKVLKGKSSSSTEKQSRRHDRDRNYLPSKKRQRTNDSKNSRSRSKSSSSSSTSSSSSSTSSDSDSSSTSRSSHHSKYNHRSATKHKSHSSSDRHYEKPHKDHRGDRKYSSSSSSYRKKDRESKNRRYHRNGSSDSEDEYRRRHKYDSHYSRNSSHSRSYTSARRDRDREHSRSQSRSSYSSSSTRRQ, from the exons atGTTTTCAGGTGGTGATTCGAGTGAGGGGATCAACAGCTTAAATCAATTGGGAGCCTATGGATTCGTTAATCAAGTTGCTGTCACAAATGCAATGGCTGCTGGCCAGAATATTGATTGGGCCCAGTTGGCTCAGCAGTGGATACAAATGCGTGATAATTCTACTATAGAAACAAAAATGGATTATAATACAGCGAGAGCTGACAATGTCAGTGGTCCTAGttgtaataatttaaagtttgaaGAAAAAGGAGAAGCTGATATGGACATGGATGACGAAGAACAAACGGATGAGAAAACAGCACAGCGAGCAAACAACGAGTATAACGCTTCCTCAGCGGTTAGTACCTTAAATCAGTGGTTCTATAGCGAAGGAACTTCGCAAATAG TACCACAATCAGCAAATAACAATCAATGGAATGCTTGGCCAAATCGAGAAATTATGacagaatcaaataaaaatgtaaatcgtGGTCCAAATCCTACAGCTCACATTCCATCCTTGTTAAAAATGACTGTACCTCATCCCAATGATATAAGAGTAATGCCTGATACTGTAAATCAGGCAGAAAACAACAGTAATATGATGGATGCTGCAAAAAGGAAAGGTTTGCCCGCATGGATaag GGAGGGATTGGAAAAAATGGAACGTGAAAAACAGAAGCAATTAGAAaaggaacaacaaaaaaaagataatacaaattcatttgatgaaGATAATCCTTCTCCTAAAGATATTTTGCCTAAAACCCTAAATCCTGCAAACGGCAGT ttTGCCGTTTTGGACGAAGAAAGTACTGACAATGAAGACACTGCTGTAacaaaaagcacaaaaaatGAGGCAGAAGAGGATTTTAAAAAGGACAGTGAAGAAGACGAAACATTGATTTCTTCAGTAGCTAAAACTTATGAACAAAAAATGGCagatttg ATGACAGTAGTACGACGAATATTAACTGAACTATTGCTAGAAGCCACTAATGAAGAAATCTCTAAAGTGGCTGaagaaacaattaaaacatttaaaactaaag CGTCATCAGCACAAGTGATCCGCAAAAGCGCTTTATCTACCTTAACTGGCAAACTGG GTTTAGCAGCATATGGTGACAGTTCAAGTGAGGATAATAGTGATGAGGACGATGATGAGCACAATTCCTCCAAAAAGGCAACAGGTCAATCGGAAAgcgaaaatgattctgaggaAGAAATACGG AATATTATACGTTCAAAACGAAGGGCTTTTCTAAAAACATCAGAAGAAATAGAAGAGCGTGTTGCAACAGCCGCAGCTCGAGAAGAGGAGaagcttaaatatttttcacgAAAGGAAGATGAAGAGGAGAGAGAACATCACCGCAAAAAACAAGAACGGTCTTCATTAAGAGAGCCGCCATCTTCTAGCCGTAGTggaaacaatattttcaaaggtTATGAAAAAGATTTTGGTGAGATAACTGATACAAAGATACAAAATCTAAACG GCAAACGTCAAAAGGATCGCAGTAGTCGAAGAGAACGCACTACACGTTTTAGTGATAACAAAGATAAATATGTATCGTTGCCAAATGCAGCGACTtttcttacaaatataaatactgCAACAAATTCAGGAACTGCCGCACCATTATCAAATAACATCCAACGTCAAAATATTCCCGACATAAATGGTTTATTGCCCAATTATACAAATACAGGAAtgacaaatgttttaaatgcgGCTGATGCTGCATTAGAGAAAGTATTAAAAGGTAAATCGTCCTCCAGTACAGAAAAGCAAAGTCGACGACATGATCGAGATCGTAATTATCTTCCGTCAAAGAAGAGACAACGTACAAATGATAGTAAAAATTCCCGGTCTCGTTCGAAGTCTAGTTCTTCTTCATCCACATCCTCCTCCTCTTCGTCTACGTCATCAGATTCTGATTCTTCTTCTACTTCGCGATCATCTCATCATTCGAAATACAATCACCGATCAGCTACAAAACATAAATCTCATTCATCTTCTGACAGGCACTATGAAAAACCACACAAAGATCATAGAGGTGATCGCAAATATTCATCGTCATCTTCATCGTACAGAAAAAAGGATCGTGAATCAAAAAATCGTCGTTACCATCGTAACGGATCTAGTGATTCAGAAGACGAATATCGTCGACGACACAAATATGATTCCCATTACTCGCGCAATTCTTCCCACTCGCGTAGTTATACTTCCGCTAGACGTGATCGCGACCGCGAACATTCCCGTTCACAGTCTAGATCATCTTATTCTTCTTCCAGTACTCGCAggcaataa
- the LOC111690240 gene encoding protein sarah, whose translation MSSSHSNAQSSDNSTSASKNIGKSKTNSAQNSSGSDSMDKVSPDQDIYINPADGLPSQHPTLADGEIDSSAEPEIDPDSFDDLPTSIIVTNIHSEVFASPELKQEMEDLFCMFSDKATFQWLRSFRRLRVNYDNAIAAANARIKLHQYEFNKKTVITCYFAQPVTPVSNKNLQPPAPVKQFLISPPASPPAGWEPREENEPLVNHDLLAALASLTPGESHELHPQSEDQPAIIVHTARLPETTTDVISAGSKMPIVPTKCPERA comes from the coding sequence ATGTCTTCTTCACATTCAAATGCGCAAAGTAGTGATAATTCTACATCAGCTAGCAAAAATATAggtaaaagcaaaacaaattcTGCTCAGAATAGTAGTGGATCGGACAGCATGGATAAGGTATCGCCTGATCAGGATATATATATAAATCCGGCTGATGGTTTGCCTAGTCAACATCCAACGTTGGCTGATGGTGAAATTGATAGCAGTGCTGAGCCAGAAATAGATCCCGATTCTTTTGATGACTTACCTACATCAATTATTGTTACTAATATACATTCGGAGGTATTTGCTAGTCCTGAACTTAAACAAGAAATGGAGGATTTATTCTGTATGTTCAGTGACAAAGCAACATTTCAATGGTTGCGCAGTTTTAGACGTCTCCGAGTTAACTACGATAATGCTATAGCTGCTGCGAATGCTCGCATTAAATTGCATCAATATGAATTCaataagaaaactgttataacgTGTTATTTTGCGCAACCGGTAACACCAGTATCCAACAAAAATCTTCAGCCACCAGCTCCGGTGAAACAATTCCTAATATCACCTCCCGCTTCTCCTCCAGCCGGCTGGGAACCTAGAGAAGAGAATGAGCCATTAGTTAATCATGATTTGTTGGCTGCTTTAGCTAGTCTCACCCCAGGCGAATCTCATGAATTACATCCTCAAAGTGAAGATCAGCCCGCAATCATTGTACACACCGCCAGATTACCAGAAACTACAACAGATGTTATCAGTGCCGGTTCAAAGATGCCAATAGTCCCAACCAAATGTCCCGAAAGAgcataa
- the LOC111690231 gene encoding organic cation transporter protein, translating into MAVDYVLEDLMGKLGEFGRYQAFQFFLQVLSALTAGLHMLTLVTVQAVPEHRCFIEGVDNTSFSYVPWNSTDILNAIPKKENGELDSCHMYDDNNNTVACTSYVYDRTYYETSRTIDWDFVCDKRWMGSIVQTVFMLGVFTGAVVLGGLADKVGRKTVFCWSALLQLIIGVAVAFIPEYFSYMFARYLLGIFGSAGAYICGFVLTMELVGPSKRTACGIAFQAVFAGGIMLVAGWGALIKDRQFLQVVYGLHGVLFLGHWWLLDESPRWLWMQGRAAEAIDIVSKGLRINGSGIPVDKQYFLQKAKSQQSTEEKANAGLGDLFKTPNLRMKTLNVCLCWFANSLVYYGLSLSAGKLYGNPYLILFIMGLVEFPSYLTIVLVLDRLGRRPITSTLMLAGGVCCMVAAFIEQGSTVSTGIVMMGKLFIAGSFGVIYNYSAELFPTVVRNSAMGLGSMCARLSGALTPLITLLDSFDPKIPAVLFGIIALLSGFWVMFLPETMNQPMPESIEDGENFGKGDTWFSQCAGRKSRRHSVYPDDPEQMVPLKTIGKH; encoded by the exons atggcAGTAGACTATGTGTTAGAAGATTTAATGGGCAAACTAG gGGAATTTGGACGCTATCAAGCGTTTCAATTCTTCCTCCAAGTATTGTCCGCCTTAACTGCTGGTCTGCACATGTTGACATTGGTAACGGTGCAAGCTGTACCCGAACATCGTTGTTTTATCGAAGGCGTAGATAACACAAGTTTCTCTTACGTCCCTTGGAATTCTACGGACATTCTAAACGCTATACCAAAGAAAGAAAATGGAGAATTGGATTCTTGCCATATGTACGATGACAACAATAATACAGTTGCTTGTACATCGTATGTTTACGATCGTACCTACTACGAAACATCTCGTACGATTGATTGGGATTTTGTATGTGATAAACGTTGGATGGGCAGCATTGTGCAGACAGTGTTTATGTTGGGTGTTTTTACTGGAGCTGTAGTACTGGGCGGTTTGGCAGATAAGGTTGGACGTAAGACAGTATTTTGTTGGTCGGCTTTATTGCAGCTCATTATAGGCGTCGCTGTAGCATTTATACCTGAATACTTTTCGTATATGTTTGCTCGTTATCTGCTGGGTATATTTGGATCGGCTGGTGCCTATATATGTGGTTTTGTGCTGACTATGGAACTTGTTGGTCCTAGTAAACGCACTGCATGTGGTATAGCTTTCCag GCTGTATTCGCTGGTGGCATAATGTTGGTTGCTGGTTGGGGAGCTCTAATAAAGGATCGTCagtttttgcaagttgtttACGGTTTGCATGGTGTTCTATTCTTAGGCCACTGGTGGTTGTTAGATGAATCACCACGTTGGCTGTGGATGCAAGGACGCGCTGCAGAAGCTATTGACATTGTTTCCAAGGGCTTAAGAATCAATGGATCCGGCATTCCAGTCGACAAGCaatatttcttacaaaaagCTAAAAGCCAACAATCTACTGAAGAAAAGGCAAATGCCGGTTTGGGCGATCTATTTAAAACTCCAAATTTGCGCATGAAAACATTGAATGTTTGTCTCTGTTGGTTCGCAAATTCATTAGTTTACTATGGTCTCTCTTTGAGTGCTGGCAAACTCTACGGCAATCCCTACTTAATTCTATTCATTATGGGTTTGGTCGAGTTCCCCAGTTATTTGACCATTGTCTTAGTCTTAGATCGCCTTGGAAGAAGACCAATTACCAGTACGCTTATGTTAGCCGGTGGCGTTTGTTGTATGGTTGCAGCCTTCATTGAACAAGGCAGCACAGTTTCAACTGGCATTGTGATGATGGGAAAATTGTTTATCGCCGGATCCTTTGGAGTAATTTACAATTATTCCGCCGAGTTGTTCCCCACTGTTGTTCGTAACTCAGCTATGGGCTTAGGATCAATGTGTGCCCGTTTGTCTGGCGCTCTAACACCTCTCATTACTCTGTTGGATTCATTTGATCCTAAAATACCTGCCGTATTATTTGGTATTATTGCCTTGCTGTCAGGATTTTGGGTAATGTTCTTGCCAGAAACAATGAATCAACCAATGCCAGAATCCATTGAAGATGGTGAAAACTTTGGCAAAGGCGATACATGGTTTAGTCAATGTGCTGGCAGAAAGTCAAGACGACATAGCGTATATCCAGATGATCCAGAACAGATGGTACCTTTAAAAACCATAGGAAAACATTAA
- the LOC111690312 gene encoding histone deacetylase complex subunit SAP18 has translation MANVESMIVEEKPQTKQIDREKTCPLLLRVFCSTGRHHSVSDYMYNNVPTNELQIYTWMDASLHELTSLVRDVNPDTRKKGTYFDFAIVYPNYRNNHFQMREIGVTCTGQKGADDNKTLAQAKFCIGDFLDISITPPNRLPPIRRPRPY, from the exons atGGCAAATGTCGAGTCTATGATCGTAGAGGAAAAACCACAAACCAAACAAATTGACCGTGAGAAA ACTTGTCCACTACTGCTGAGAGTATTCTGTTCAACTGGAAGACATCACTCGGTATCTGATTATATGTACAATAATGTTCCCACTAACGAACTACAAATCTATACTTGGATGGATGCTTCTTTGCATGAGCTTACCTCCCTAGTACGCGATGTCAATCCTGATACTCGTAAGAAGGGTACATATTTCGACTTTGCTATAGTCTATCCCAATTATCGCAATAATCATTTTCAAATGCGTGAGATTGGCGTAACGTGTACAGGACAAAAGGGAGCTGACGACAATAAAACGTTGGCACAAGCAAAGTTTTGTATCGGAGATTTTCTTGATATTTCTATTACGCCTCCAAATCGTTTACCCCCAATTAGACGCCCACGTCCCTACTAA